The following are encoded together in the Salvia hispanica cultivar TCC Black 2014 chromosome 6, UniMelb_Shisp_WGS_1.0, whole genome shotgun sequence genome:
- the LOC125194313 gene encoding uncharacterized protein LOC125194313 isoform X7: MIEARRQQLSSMFYLRGLCGCAKDLHVLVVLLCAAFLLASCDKCSLNEAERQIEIDRCKTYTSNSHTSSLGIFDGDFSLLASRNAVEQQSLDNICPDPNSFCFLSTLSGSSFDEVAIEKDATDEAYNVQSEGFLPGLKQERSNLSWPAKHGIFKTFAGRVILCSLNEPDDFHGSQSEDSTNNGQNVDVSSCMSTLFDHGTHTSKSGENAEGVNSVIWDSVSRPPVEVRPFLLDWGQKNLYYPSVAFITVKNVHSDSVLTIHYPYSSNSQFYPCNFSEIFLAPGDIGSICFTFFPRNLGLSSAQIVLQTSFGGFVIQAKGFAVDSPYFIKPLDGFNISSNGRWRKNLSLFNPYVEALYVEEITAWISISSGNNSRLSKAVCSARSMEGSSEQGILRPKEWLEVGSADSRLPEISVRPHKNWEVPSQLTEAIMELEISDHFEGKIVGAFCLQLVKSSASEIETVVVPFEAEFMLSPALDTDYISVSLEALVPSDTSAPVVALSVRNDGPHVLSVIKVRQVGDSADTFQVKFVEGLVLFPKSVTQVAVISYRAIHEVDMTCNLLVEINDTRSSQIEISCIDVINVFAGQKLDSATIYAQEMTNVIGVKGRKKSFDNDVHPPTGLKAVDRRQADDLVLSNWKSQARASFMSVLDDDEVLFPMVEVGNHCSEWIAVKNPSNQPILVQLILNSGEVIDNCRTNEMHLQPSSSSIIVGNKSIAPTKYGFSIAKDGMTEALIHPYGSASFGPVLFQPSVRCEWRSSALIRNNLSGVEWLPLRGFGGSVSLVLLDGSDSVRSLEFKMNFPSQLNFSSPETLHPTEGKKSLCSHPLIKEVYAKNMGDFPLEVVRIGVSGSDCGLDGFLVLNCKGFTLPPGESVMLQILYQSDFSMATIQRDLELSLAAGILVIPMRASSPMLLINFCKRSTFWMRLKKIMVLIFFAASLLFLLVHLLIPRSTAFTYHNLKSGKKSSAGSGVVNYLSMRLKKKTNAAMPPNMNGYEGSIVGEEALLLGSAAGGLVGCASGEGHVNASEHQKHENSFTDDHPPENRLASSQLSNFSPVGNSDIQAESDSRSLTVRIGKEKGRRRRKKKTCGMRVPGFFEVSSSQSSNSTPTSPLSPATSLTPKRSWLVPLDINQPVEVRNPFSEPSDQQHDKREPSEPPKVNLLKNEASPGHVTNWCYSAGEKLDSTRKLAGRAILLPSATFPSAGRSSPSWECHSPFLASTSTISPQARAPGTKLNNHKISEPGAMIAVEEKFQYDIWGDHIFRLPVANQSNQASNVPFHPLENNSESFFVKGPQTLMTNSLLKPSLF, encoded by the exons ATGATCGAAGCTCGCAGACAGCAGCTCTCCTCCATGTTCTATCTTCG GGGGCTTTGTGGTTGTGCCAAGGATTTGCACGTGCTGGTGGTTCTTTTGTGTGCTGCTTTCCTTCTGGCTTCGTGTGACAAATGCTCGTTAAATGAAGCAGAACGCCAGATAGAAATTGATAGGTGCAAGACCTATACTTCCAATTCTCATACAAGTTCTCTGGGGATTTTTGATGGCGATTTTAGTTTGTTAGCATCTAGAAATGCTGTTGAGCAACAGAGCCTTGACAATATATGTCCAGATCCAAATTCCTTCTGTTTCCTCTCAACATTGTCTGGTTCTTCGTTTGATGAAGTTGCTATTGAAAAAGATGCAACAGATGAAGCTTATAATGTTCAGTCTGAAGGATTTCTGCCTGGACTGAAGCAAGAGAGGAGTAATCTCAGCTGGCCAGCCAAGCACGGTATCTTCAAGACTTTTGCTGGCAGAGTTATTTTGTGTTCGTTGAATGAGCCAGATGATTTTCATGGATCCCAGTCCGAGGATAGCACCAACAATGGCCAAAACGTGGATGTTTCATCTTGTATGAGCACATTATTTGACCATGGAACTCACACGTCAAAATCAGGGGAAAATGCGGAGGGAGTTAACTCTGTCATTTGGGATAGTGTTTCTAGACCCCCTGTGGAAGTCAGACCCTTTCTGCTTGATTGGGGACAAAAGAATTTGTATTATCCTTCTGTAGCCTTTATAACGGTGAAGAATGTACACAGTGATAGTGTTCTAACTATCCATTATCCTTACAGCAGCAATTCACAGTTTTATCcatgtaattttagtgaaatattCTTGGCTCCTGGAGATATTGGATCAATATGTTTCACTTTTTTCCCTAGAAATTTGGGCCTATCCTCAGCTCAAATTGTTTTACAGACTAGTTTCGGGGGGTTCGTGATTCAGGCTAAAGGCTTTGCTGTTGATTCTCCTTATTTCATAAAGCCTCTCGATGGTTTCAATATTTCTTCTAATGGAAGGTGGAGGAAGAACTTGTCTCTTTTCAATCCTTACGTTGAAGCTCTCTATGTGGAAGAGATAACTGCTTGGATATCCATTTCCTCTGGAAATAATTCCCGTTTGTCAAAAGCTGTTTGCAGTGCACGCAGTATGGAGGGTTCCAGTGAGCAAGGGATATTAAGACCTAAAGAGTGGTTGGAAGTTGGAAGCGCTGATAGTCGTCTACCTGAAATTTCCGTAAGGCCTCACAAAAATTGGGAGGTTCCTTCTCAGCTAACAGAGGCCATTATGGAATTAGAGATTTCAGATCATTTTGAGGGAAAAATTGTTGGTGCTTTCTGTCTACAGTTAGTGAAATCTTCAGCCAGTGAGATAGAAACTGTTGTAGTACCTTTTGAAGCGGAGTTTATGTTAAGTCCAGCTTTAGATACAGATTATATTTCAGTATCTCTAGAGGCCTTGGTTCCATCTGATACAAGTGCACCTGTTGTTGCTCTCTCGGTGAGAAATGATGGTCCTCATGTTTTGAGTGTTATCAAGGTCAGACAAGTAGGAGATAGTGCTGACACTTTTCAAGTTAAGTTTGTAGAAGGACTTGTACTTTTTCCTAAGTCTGTCACACAAGTAGCAGTCATAAGCTATCGGGCGATTCATGAAGTAGACATGACATGTAATTTGCTTGTAGAGATAAATGACACAAGAAGTTCTCAGATTGAAATATCTTGCATAGATGTAATCAATGTTTTTGCAGGACAAAAATTGGATTCCGCTACTATATATGCCCAGGAGATGACTAATGTTATTGGTGTCAAAGGCAGAAAAAAGTCTTTTGACAATGACGTGCATCCACCTACTGGTCTCAAG GCAGTGGATAGAAGACAAGCAGATGACTTGGTGCTCAGTAACTGGAAATCTCAGGCCAGAGCAAGTTTCATGTCTGttcttgatgatgatgaagttCTGTTCCCAATGGTTGAGGTTGGAAATCATTGTTCCGAGTGGATAGCTGTTAAAAACCCGAGTAATCAACCAATTTTGGTGCAGCTTATTCTAAATTCTGGAGAAGTCATAGATAATTGCCGCACAAATGAGATGCATTTACAGCCATCTTCGTCCAGCATTATAGTGGGTAACAAATCAATTGCTCCAACAAAGTATGGTTTCTCGATAGCTAAGGATGGGATGACTGAAGCTCTGATTCATCCTTATGGTAGCGCATCTTTTGGTCCCGTCCTCTTCCAACCTTCTGTTCGCTGTGAATGGAGGAGTTCGGCTCTCATCAGGAATAATCTCTCTGGGGTGGAGTGGTTGCCTCTCCGAGGATTTGGTGGATCAGTTTCGTTGGTGTTGCTAGATGGGTCTGATTCTGTGCGAAGTTTAGAATTTAAGATGAATTTCCCATCCCAACTAAATTTTTCTTCCCCGGAAACTTTGCACCCCACAGAGGGTAAGAAGTCGCTGTGTTCTCATCCCTTGATTAAAGAAGTGTACGCCAAGAATATGGGAGATTTTCCTCTGGAGGTAGTACGCATTGGAGTTTCAGGGTCGGATTGTGGTTTAGATGGGTTTCTCGTGCTTAATTGTAAAGGTTTTACTTTACCACCTGGAGAATCTGTAATGCTTCAGATATTGTATCAAAGTGATTTCTCCATGGCTACCATACAGAGGGACCTTGAACTGTCACTTGCAGCTGGCATCCTTGTGATACCCATGAGAGCAAGCTCACCAATGCTCTTGATTAACTTCTGCAAAAGATCAACTTTCTGGATGAGGTTGAAGAAGATTATGGTTCTAATCTTTTTTGCCGCATCATTGTTGTTTCTACTAGTGCATCTCTTGATTCCACGTTCAACTGCCTTCACATATCATAACTTGAAAAGTGGGAAAAAATCATCTGCAGGCAGTGGTGTAGTCAATTATTTGAGTATGCGgttgaaaaagaaaaccaaTGCTGCCATGCCTCCCAACATGAATGGTTATGAAGGATCAATAGTAGGAGAAGAAGCATTGCTCTTGGGATCTGCTGCTGGAGGTCTGGTTGGTTGTGCCTCTGGAGAGGGACATGTTAATGCTTCCGAACATCAGAAGCATGAGAACTCTTTCACAGATGATCATCCACCAGAAAACAGATTAGCATCCTCTCAGCTGTCAAACTTTTCACCAGTTGGGAACTCCGATATTCAAGCTGAATCGGATTCACGGAGTCTCACTGTTAGAATCggaaaagaaaagggaagaaggcggaggaagaagaagacttGTGGCATGAGGGTACCTGGATTTTTTGAAGTTTCAAGTAGTCAGAGTAGCAATTCTACCCCTACATCACCTTTATCACCTGCAACATCTTTAACACCTAAGCGTTCATGGCTGGTTCCTCTTGATATAAATCAACCTGTGGAAGTTAGGAACCCTTTCTCTGAGCCATCCGATCAGCAACATGATAAAAGAGAGCCCTCTGAACCTCCTAAGGTCAACCTGTTGAAAAATGAGGCTTCACCTGGGCATGTGACCAACTGGTGCTACTCCGCTGGAGAGAAACTAGACTCAACTAGAAAACTTGCTGGTAGAGCCATTCTGTTACCTTCTGCCACTTTTCCTAGTGCTGGGAGGTCTTCACCTTCCTGGGAATGCCATTCTCCTTTTTTGGCTTCGACATCGACAATTTCTCCTCAGGCACGAGCTCCTGGGACCAAACTGAATAACCATAAAATTAGTGAACCAGGGGCTATGATTGCTGTGGAGGAGAAATTCCAGTATGACATATGGGGTGATCACATCTTTCGACTTCCTGTGGCTAACCAGTCGAACCAGGCCTCAAATGTACCATTCCATCCTCTTGAAAACAATTCTGAGAGCTTTTTTGTGAAGGGTCCACAAACCCTCATGACAAACTCTCTACTAAAACCT TCCCTGTTTTGA
- the LOC125194313 gene encoding uncharacterized protein LOC125194313 isoform X5, with translation MIEARRQQLSSMFYLRGLCGCAKDLHVLVVLLCAAFLLASCDKCSLNEAERQIEIDRCKTYTSNSHTSSLGIFDGDFSLLASRNAVEQQSLDNICPDPNSFCFLSTLSGSSFDEVAIEKDATDEAYNVQSEGFLPGLKQERSNLSWPAKHGIFKTFAGRVILCSLNEPDDFHGSQSEDSTNNGQNVDVSSCMSTLFDHGTHTSKSGENAEGVNSVIWDSVSRPPVEVRPFLLDWGQKNLYYPSVAFITVKNVHSDSVLTIHYPYSSNSQFYPCNFSEIFLAPGDIGSICFTFFPRNLGLSSAQIVLQTSFGGFVIQAKGFAVDSPYFIKPLDGFNISSNGRWRKNLSLFNPYVEALYVEEITAWISISSGNNSRLSKAVCSARSMEGSSEQGILRPKEWLEVGSADSRLPEISVRPHKNWEVPSQLTEAIMELEISDHFEGKIVGAFCLQLVKSSASEIETVVVPFEAEFMLSPALDTDYISVSLEALVPSDTSAPVVALSVRNDGPHVLSVIKVRQVGDSADTFQVKFVEGLVLFPKSVTQVAVISYRAIHEVDMTCNLLVEINDTRSSQIEISCIDVINVFAGQKLDSATIYAQEMTNVIGVKGRKKSFDNDVHPPTGLKAVDRRQADDLVLSNWKSQARASFMSVLDDDEVLFPMVEVGNHCSEWIAVKNPSNQPILVQLILNSGEVIDNCRTNEMHLQPSSSSIIVGNKSIAPTKYGFSIAKDGMTEALIHPYGSASFGPVLFQPSVRCEWRSSALIRNNLSGVEWLPLRGFGGSVSLVLLDGSDSVRSLEFKMNFPSQLNFSSPETLHPTEGKKSLCSHPLIKEVYAKNMGDFPLEVVRIGVSGSDCGLDGFLVLNCKGFTLPPGESVMLQILYQSDFSMATIQRDLELSLAAGILVIPMRASSPMLLINFCKRSTFWMRLKKIMVLIFFAASLLFLLVHLLIPRSTAFTYHNLKSGKKSSAGSGVVNYLSMRLKKKTNAAMPPNMNGYEGSIVGEEALLLGSAAGGLVGCASGEGHVNASEHQKHENSFTDDHPPENRLASSQLSNFSPVGNSDIQAESDSRSLTVRIGKEKGRRRRKKKTCGMRVPGFFEVSSSQSSNSTPTSPLSPATSLTPKRSWLVPLDINQPVEVRNPFSEPSDQQHDKREPSEPPKVNLLKNEASPGHVTNWCYSAGEKLDSTRKLAGRAILLPSATFPSAGRSSPSWECHSPFLASTSTISPQARAPGTKLNNHKISEPGAMIAVEEKFQYDIWGDHIFRLPVANQSNQASNVPFHPLENNSESFFVKGPQTLMTNSLLKPFTCKFSRFFSKMLPLLILWGEVLLEASKLQ, from the exons ATGATCGAAGCTCGCAGACAGCAGCTCTCCTCCATGTTCTATCTTCG GGGGCTTTGTGGTTGTGCCAAGGATTTGCACGTGCTGGTGGTTCTTTTGTGTGCTGCTTTCCTTCTGGCTTCGTGTGACAAATGCTCGTTAAATGAAGCAGAACGCCAGATAGAAATTGATAGGTGCAAGACCTATACTTCCAATTCTCATACAAGTTCTCTGGGGATTTTTGATGGCGATTTTAGTTTGTTAGCATCTAGAAATGCTGTTGAGCAACAGAGCCTTGACAATATATGTCCAGATCCAAATTCCTTCTGTTTCCTCTCAACATTGTCTGGTTCTTCGTTTGATGAAGTTGCTATTGAAAAAGATGCAACAGATGAAGCTTATAATGTTCAGTCTGAAGGATTTCTGCCTGGACTGAAGCAAGAGAGGAGTAATCTCAGCTGGCCAGCCAAGCACGGTATCTTCAAGACTTTTGCTGGCAGAGTTATTTTGTGTTCGTTGAATGAGCCAGATGATTTTCATGGATCCCAGTCCGAGGATAGCACCAACAATGGCCAAAACGTGGATGTTTCATCTTGTATGAGCACATTATTTGACCATGGAACTCACACGTCAAAATCAGGGGAAAATGCGGAGGGAGTTAACTCTGTCATTTGGGATAGTGTTTCTAGACCCCCTGTGGAAGTCAGACCCTTTCTGCTTGATTGGGGACAAAAGAATTTGTATTATCCTTCTGTAGCCTTTATAACGGTGAAGAATGTACACAGTGATAGTGTTCTAACTATCCATTATCCTTACAGCAGCAATTCACAGTTTTATCcatgtaattttagtgaaatattCTTGGCTCCTGGAGATATTGGATCAATATGTTTCACTTTTTTCCCTAGAAATTTGGGCCTATCCTCAGCTCAAATTGTTTTACAGACTAGTTTCGGGGGGTTCGTGATTCAGGCTAAAGGCTTTGCTGTTGATTCTCCTTATTTCATAAAGCCTCTCGATGGTTTCAATATTTCTTCTAATGGAAGGTGGAGGAAGAACTTGTCTCTTTTCAATCCTTACGTTGAAGCTCTCTATGTGGAAGAGATAACTGCTTGGATATCCATTTCCTCTGGAAATAATTCCCGTTTGTCAAAAGCTGTTTGCAGTGCACGCAGTATGGAGGGTTCCAGTGAGCAAGGGATATTAAGACCTAAAGAGTGGTTGGAAGTTGGAAGCGCTGATAGTCGTCTACCTGAAATTTCCGTAAGGCCTCACAAAAATTGGGAGGTTCCTTCTCAGCTAACAGAGGCCATTATGGAATTAGAGATTTCAGATCATTTTGAGGGAAAAATTGTTGGTGCTTTCTGTCTACAGTTAGTGAAATCTTCAGCCAGTGAGATAGAAACTGTTGTAGTACCTTTTGAAGCGGAGTTTATGTTAAGTCCAGCTTTAGATACAGATTATATTTCAGTATCTCTAGAGGCCTTGGTTCCATCTGATACAAGTGCACCTGTTGTTGCTCTCTCGGTGAGAAATGATGGTCCTCATGTTTTGAGTGTTATCAAGGTCAGACAAGTAGGAGATAGTGCTGACACTTTTCAAGTTAAGTTTGTAGAAGGACTTGTACTTTTTCCTAAGTCTGTCACACAAGTAGCAGTCATAAGCTATCGGGCGATTCATGAAGTAGACATGACATGTAATTTGCTTGTAGAGATAAATGACACAAGAAGTTCTCAGATTGAAATATCTTGCATAGATGTAATCAATGTTTTTGCAGGACAAAAATTGGATTCCGCTACTATATATGCCCAGGAGATGACTAATGTTATTGGTGTCAAAGGCAGAAAAAAGTCTTTTGACAATGACGTGCATCCACCTACTGGTCTCAAG GCAGTGGATAGAAGACAAGCAGATGACTTGGTGCTCAGTAACTGGAAATCTCAGGCCAGAGCAAGTTTCATGTCTGttcttgatgatgatgaagttCTGTTCCCAATGGTTGAGGTTGGAAATCATTGTTCCGAGTGGATAGCTGTTAAAAACCCGAGTAATCAACCAATTTTGGTGCAGCTTATTCTAAATTCTGGAGAAGTCATAGATAATTGCCGCACAAATGAGATGCATTTACAGCCATCTTCGTCCAGCATTATAGTGGGTAACAAATCAATTGCTCCAACAAAGTATGGTTTCTCGATAGCTAAGGATGGGATGACTGAAGCTCTGATTCATCCTTATGGTAGCGCATCTTTTGGTCCCGTCCTCTTCCAACCTTCTGTTCGCTGTGAATGGAGGAGTTCGGCTCTCATCAGGAATAATCTCTCTGGGGTGGAGTGGTTGCCTCTCCGAGGATTTGGTGGATCAGTTTCGTTGGTGTTGCTAGATGGGTCTGATTCTGTGCGAAGTTTAGAATTTAAGATGAATTTCCCATCCCAACTAAATTTTTCTTCCCCGGAAACTTTGCACCCCACAGAGGGTAAGAAGTCGCTGTGTTCTCATCCCTTGATTAAAGAAGTGTACGCCAAGAATATGGGAGATTTTCCTCTGGAGGTAGTACGCATTGGAGTTTCAGGGTCGGATTGTGGTTTAGATGGGTTTCTCGTGCTTAATTGTAAAGGTTTTACTTTACCACCTGGAGAATCTGTAATGCTTCAGATATTGTATCAAAGTGATTTCTCCATGGCTACCATACAGAGGGACCTTGAACTGTCACTTGCAGCTGGCATCCTTGTGATACCCATGAGAGCAAGCTCACCAATGCTCTTGATTAACTTCTGCAAAAGATCAACTTTCTGGATGAGGTTGAAGAAGATTATGGTTCTAATCTTTTTTGCCGCATCATTGTTGTTTCTACTAGTGCATCTCTTGATTCCACGTTCAACTGCCTTCACATATCATAACTTGAAAAGTGGGAAAAAATCATCTGCAGGCAGTGGTGTAGTCAATTATTTGAGTATGCGgttgaaaaagaaaaccaaTGCTGCCATGCCTCCCAACATGAATGGTTATGAAGGATCAATAGTAGGAGAAGAAGCATTGCTCTTGGGATCTGCTGCTGGAGGTCTGGTTGGTTGTGCCTCTGGAGAGGGACATGTTAATGCTTCCGAACATCAGAAGCATGAGAACTCTTTCACAGATGATCATCCACCAGAAAACAGATTAGCATCCTCTCAGCTGTCAAACTTTTCACCAGTTGGGAACTCCGATATTCAAGCTGAATCGGATTCACGGAGTCTCACTGTTAGAATCggaaaagaaaagggaagaaggcggaggaagaagaagacttGTGGCATGAGGGTACCTGGATTTTTTGAAGTTTCAAGTAGTCAGAGTAGCAATTCTACCCCTACATCACCTTTATCACCTGCAACATCTTTAACACCTAAGCGTTCATGGCTGGTTCCTCTTGATATAAATCAACCTGTGGAAGTTAGGAACCCTTTCTCTGAGCCATCCGATCAGCAACATGATAAAAGAGAGCCCTCTGAACCTCCTAAGGTCAACCTGTTGAAAAATGAGGCTTCACCTGGGCATGTGACCAACTGGTGCTACTCCGCTGGAGAGAAACTAGACTCAACTAGAAAACTTGCTGGTAGAGCCATTCTGTTACCTTCTGCCACTTTTCCTAGTGCTGGGAGGTCTTCACCTTCCTGGGAATGCCATTCTCCTTTTTTGGCTTCGACATCGACAATTTCTCCTCAGGCACGAGCTCCTGGGACCAAACTGAATAACCATAAAATTAGTGAACCAGGGGCTATGATTGCTGTGGAGGAGAAATTCCAGTATGACATATGGGGTGATCACATCTTTCGACTTCCTGTGGCTAACCAGTCGAACCAGGCCTCAAATGTACCATTCCATCCTCTTGAAAACAATTCTGAGAGCTTTTTTGTGAAGGGTCCACAAACCCTCATGACAAACTCTCTACTAAAACCT TTTACCTGTAAGTTCTCAAGATTCTTCAGT